A region of Diospyros lotus cultivar Yz01 chromosome 3, ASM1463336v1, whole genome shotgun sequence DNA encodes the following proteins:
- the LOC127797844 gene encoding basic leucine zipper 43-like gives MVPSEFAAIQYLATESQFQPNFPMIQSINTIPSFNFQNNSFPNYQLSPPLLHDQFTPQSTSLSNYSTSDEAEEQQLSAIDERRQRRMISNRESARRSRMRKQMHLDELRSQVSRLRTENHSLMDRLNQVCECHDKVVQENARLKEETSDLRQMLSDLQIPVSHPAVTRDLEELTCNTAHLRAEYSIQSLATMAANLLH, from the coding sequence ATGGTTCCATCAGAATTTGCAGCAATCCAGTACCTGGCTACAGAGTCCCAGTTTCAACCCAACTTTCCCATGATTCAAAGCATCAACACCATCCCATCTTTCAACTTCCAAAATAACAGTTTTCCAAACTATCAGCTCTCCCCTCCTCTACTCCATGACCAGTTCACTCCACAGTCGACTTCCCTCAGCAACTATTCAACCTCAGATGAAGCAGAAGAGCAGCAGCTGAGCGCCATAGACGAGAGGCGTCAGAGAAGGATGATATCGAACCGGGAGTCGGCTCGACGATCGCGCATGCGAAAACAGATGCACCTTGACGAGCTAAGGTCACAGGTGTCGAGGCTTAGAACTGAGAATCACAGCCTCATGGACAGGCTCAACCAGGTGTGTGAGTGCCATGACAAGGTTGTGCAAGAGAATGCCAGGCTCAAGGAGGAGACTTCGGATCTTCGGCAAATGCTCAGTGATCTCCAGATCCCAGTTTCTCACCCAGCTGTGACTCGAGACCTGGAGGAGCTGACCTGCAACACAGCTCATCTCAGAGCTGAATATTCAATCCAGTCCCTGGCCACCATGGCCGCAAATCTGCTTCACTAG